From the genome of Sphingobacterium kitahiroshimense, one region includes:
- a CDS encoding DUF4374 domain-containing protein, whose translation MNNTLKTVIAIAFLASTTVSCSDKDKIDLDTVKGNYVLAVSPVASTGVADYLLTAPDLESGRVTTAGQGVEQDGTYRYYVTHNNKFFSMLYGQGNPGAVAVYNLLDGRLNKLSDFVTETVQAFAPVNEDIVMMKITRAMTNPLVNYYRLNTDNLLLAGEGTINVQKVAGNGESAFFTWIKQVGNKVYAPYMSIQACCKAAFDTAYPDSAYVAVYSYPEMKLEKVIKDDRMSYIGRYFRDGLAVDEQGDVYAFSSAVATKGGAITSKKPSAILRIKSGTTEFDKGYYIDIEAISGGKNITNWIYVGKGKFVVQMTTKAEKGGYTDGKRIGILDVYNKTYQDVTGMPELSKIKEISYNNYTAKDGNAFIGVALTDAVSYVYKVNASTAVATQGLKVEGGSITAVTRIQ comes from the coding sequence ATGAATAATACACTTAAAACCGTGATTGCCATCGCTTTTTTAGCAAGCACGACAGTGTCATGTAGCGATAAGGATAAAATAGATCTTGATACAGTCAAGGGCAATTATGTGCTGGCAGTTTCTCCTGTTGCATCGACAGGTGTGGCAGATTATTTATTGACTGCACCAGATTTGGAATCGGGAAGAGTAACCACTGCAGGGCAGGGTGTGGAACAAGATGGTACCTATCGTTATTACGTTACACACAACAATAAGTTTTTTTCCATGCTTTACGGCCAAGGTAACCCTGGAGCAGTAGCCGTTTATAATTTATTGGATGGTAGATTAAACAAGCTTTCTGATTTTGTGACAGAAACTGTACAGGCTTTTGCACCCGTGAATGAGGATATCGTGATGATGAAAATTACGCGTGCTATGACTAATCCGTTGGTAAATTATTATCGATTGAATACCGATAATCTCTTGTTAGCAGGAGAAGGAACAATAAATGTACAAAAAGTTGCCGGAAACGGAGAGTCAGCATTCTTCACTTGGATAAAACAAGTCGGAAATAAAGTATATGCCCCTTATATGTCCATCCAGGCTTGCTGTAAAGCCGCATTTGATACTGCTTATCCTGATAGTGCTTATGTTGCGGTCTATTCATACCCCGAAATGAAATTGGAAAAGGTAATAAAAGATGATCGCATGAGTTATATCGGTCGTTATTTTAGAGATGGATTAGCCGTTGATGAGCAAGGGGATGTCTATGCTTTTTCTTCGGCAGTAGCCACAAAAGGTGGAGCTATTACCTCTAAAAAACCTTCTGCTATTTTACGTATAAAATCTGGAACTACTGAATTTGATAAAGGATATTATATCGATATCGAAGCTATCAGCGGGGGAAAAAACATTACAAATTGGATCTATGTAGGTAAGGGGAAATTTGTTGTTCAGATGACCACAAAAGCAGAAAAAGGTGGGTATACAGATGGAAAACGTATTGGTATACTGGATGTTTATAATAAAACATACCAAGATGTAACCGGAATGCCTGAACTAAGTAAAATTAAGGAGATTTCATATAATAATTATACAGCAAAAGATGGAAATGCTTTTATTGGAGTTGCATTAACAGATGCGGTGAGTTATGTATATAAAGTTAATGCGTCTACTGCAGTAGCAACACAGGGTTTGAAAGTTGAGGGGGGATCAATAACTGCTGTCACACGTATTCAATAA
- a CDS encoding PepSY-associated TM helix domain-containing protein has translation MDQRKYNIYFHTHTISGIVIAALLYVIFFAGSFSFFKDDIAAWQKGKSLSNVESPADFNYILDSMGTKYNLQGRNFDFYLLRQGHGTYVNMSVSQDTTISKPEPKTEKSKGRKRRGAKNEDSAYFLHSFVDKTQSSYDEGYDMGEFLYRLHFLAPLNQIPIRLGTPFGYLLAGIVSFLFLFALITGLFLHWDKIKNNFFLFRPWSKWKTVWTDMHTVLGVIGFPFQLIFAITGVVLIVNYVLISPFSKFIYNGDQDKLYQELQYNRTMAPTYSYQPLAQKLDVNAFVNQWMNEWPESDISRLYIRNFGDKSMEIALETKPKPSASFAGSGYVLMKAAEGKPSSVKSPTTDATYVDWVKSLVYHLHFGDFGGRTLRIVYFVLGLLGCVVIISGIMIWLVAREKPNIPAYKRKFNFWAANLFISMSLSMLPITAFTFIVIKFSAVVNQSFIYSLYFYSWLVMIIYLLILRDLTKVNKHTLFLSTILCLAVPIVNGITTNLWIWNTFQTKSYDILFIDLLFTTMSILCAFAFFKVKKQAKSFKILK, from the coding sequence ATGGATCAAAGAAAATATAATATTTACTTTCATACCCACACGATCAGTGGTATTGTTATCGCAGCACTGCTTTATGTGATCTTTTTTGCAGGCTCTTTCTCTTTTTTTAAAGATGATATCGCCGCATGGCAAAAAGGTAAATCACTTAGCAATGTAGAATCTCCTGCTGACTTCAATTATATATTGGATTCGATGGGAACAAAATATAATCTCCAAGGTAGAAATTTCGACTTCTATTTATTGAGGCAAGGACACGGGACTTATGTTAATATGAGTGTGTCACAAGATACAACGATCAGTAAACCTGAACCCAAAACCGAAAAATCAAAAGGTCGTAAGAGACGGGGAGCAAAAAATGAAGATTCTGCCTATTTTTTACACTCATTTGTAGACAAAACACAGAGTTCTTATGATGAAGGTTATGATATGGGTGAGTTTTTATATCGCTTACATTTCTTAGCTCCACTCAATCAGATTCCAATTCGATTGGGAACTCCATTTGGTTACCTCCTGGCAGGAATTGTTTCATTTTTGTTTCTGTTTGCCTTGATTACAGGTTTATTTCTTCATTGGGATAAGATTAAAAATAACTTCTTTTTATTTAGACCCTGGAGTAAATGGAAAACAGTCTGGACCGACATGCATACTGTTTTGGGTGTTATCGGATTTCCATTTCAATTGATATTTGCCATTACAGGAGTTGTTCTTATCGTCAATTATGTATTGATTTCACCATTTAGTAAATTTATTTACAATGGTGATCAGGATAAATTATATCAGGAACTTCAGTATAACAGAACGATGGCGCCAACTTACAGTTATCAACCCTTAGCCCAAAAATTAGATGTCAATGCATTCGTAAACCAATGGATGAATGAATGGCCGGAATCGGACATTTCGAGACTTTATATCCGAAATTTTGGAGATAAAAGTATGGAAATTGCTTTAGAAACTAAACCTAAACCCAGCGCTAGTTTTGCGGGATCTGGTTACGTTCTTATGAAAGCCGCTGAAGGAAAACCTTCATCAGTGAAATCACCTACAACAGATGCAACATATGTTGATTGGGTTAAGAGTTTGGTTTATCACCTTCATTTTGGAGATTTTGGAGGCAGAACCTTGCGTATCGTTTATTTCGTTTTGGGTTTACTGGGTTGTGTCGTCATTATTTCAGGCATTATGATTTGGCTGGTTGCACGGGAAAAACCTAATATTCCTGCATATAAAAGGAAGTTTAATTTTTGGGCAGCCAATCTTTTCATATCCATGTCATTGAGTATGCTTCCTATTACTGCATTTACCTTTATTGTCATAAAATTTTCAGCTGTCGTAAATCAGAGTTTTATCTATAGTCTTTATTTTTATAGTTGGTTAGTGATGATCATCTATTTATTAATACTGCGTGATCTAACGAAAGTAAACAAGCATACCCTATTCTTATCAACCATTTTGTGTTTGGCAGTACCGATTGTAAATGGTATCACCACAAATCTCTGGATCTGGAATACATTTCAAACAAAATCATATGATATCTTATTTATTGATTTGCTTTTTACTACAATGTCGATTTTATGTGCATTTGCTTTTTTTAAAGTAAAGAAACAAGCTAAATCTTTTAAAATATTGAAATAA
- a CDS encoding LytR/AlgR family response regulator transcription factor: MITVAIIEDEPAVRKEIAYLIQQETNTELVGWADSVHKAIKLLEEKQPDVIFMDIQLKDGTAFDLLKKLTPIPQNIIFITAYNHFAIKAIKYGALDYLLKPIDEIELQEALERYRRRRENNPQWMQQLSLAQTSIQIGELPESIVLNSINNTRIVSVSDIVYCKGDGPYTLFILSNGDKELISRPLKYYEELLPAPHFLRTHQSYLVNQQYISGINRSEYIVLKNKEEIPISTRRKNTILTQLFLKK; the protein is encoded by the coding sequence ATGATAACCGTTGCCATAATAGAAGACGAGCCTGCAGTTCGTAAAGAGATCGCTTACCTGATACAGCAAGAAACCAATACCGAACTTGTGGGTTGGGCAGACAGCGTACATAAAGCCATTAAGTTGCTTGAAGAAAAGCAACCAGATGTAATATTTATGGATATTCAGCTCAAAGATGGAACAGCATTCGATTTGTTGAAAAAATTAACGCCCATTCCACAAAATATAATATTCATTACTGCATATAATCATTTTGCTATAAAGGCCATCAAGTACGGAGCACTCGATTATCTGCTCAAGCCTATTGATGAGATAGAGCTCCAGGAGGCATTAGAGCGATATCGTCGTCGAAGGGAAAATAATCCGCAATGGATGCAACAATTGTCTTTAGCACAGACCTCAATCCAGATAGGTGAATTACCAGAAAGTATTGTTTTGAATTCCATTAATAACACACGCATTGTTTCTGTTAGTGATATTGTCTATTGTAAAGGTGATGGTCCATATACTCTTTTCATTTTAAGTAATGGTGATAAGGAGCTTATCTCAAGACCTCTTAAGTATTACGAGGAACTTTTGCCAGCTCCACATTTCTTACGCACGCATCAGTCTTATTTGGTTAATCAGCAATATATCTCAGGCATTAACCGATCCGAATATATTGTTCTGAAAAATAAAGAAGAGATTCCAATCTCTACACGACGGAAGAATACGATATTAACCCAACTTTTTTTGAAAAAATGA
- a CDS encoding histidine kinase, with the protein MIRIQLLIFYLWMVIGYSSCKDNNKKVLLAKSDDAISVQIKDLEKVGANPTNRDSLITVWRKLDRNPIVKNDTIQSSTVKYQLARLYSMKGNDSARVLIEDALELIDPIDGGFKNKALIYNGMGNVLSMSARMKEASYYYNKAAAIVLADSTVDLSFIAKTSMLLSAAQSNLLSFQYDLAEKMNRDALPMADSLPQGHINRQRVLVQMIQTLNKRQKPADSMAFYLQKLEVLHAQNPDKYNISFLYDSKIQYFEKHTQLDSLLHYQLLKIKSDGYLYNEEATSSEINNLFIDYCNIAAIYTAQKHATLASQFLEKAKLLKEKHTGLIFADSDLVYQQSLASLYNLQGKKNEAIAVLTQTAELQKGIYQTENTQAVAEMNALHQLQTKDRSIHKLNEGIKINKLQLQQNRLWLAVSVLGIILLGVTILFLFYSFRQRRFLQEKEKILLQQQLLRTQMEPHFIFNTLAAVQSFVRLDKKEIAIKYLNRFSRLLRSSLELSRENRVPLDEEIETLENYLSLQQMRYEDAFRYTILQPIEHDLGAIMVPPMLIQPYVENAILHGIDLEEGLGDISIHFEIEQDILQVKIADSGKTEKSNFDPAHRSLSGTISHERIQLLGKKASVSITEIPEGGGTLVILRIPVE; encoded by the coding sequence ATGATACGTATACAGCTACTTATTTTTTATTTATGGATGGTTATAGGTTATTCATCTTGTAAAGACAATAACAAGAAAGTTTTGTTGGCAAAATCTGATGATGCCATTTCGGTTCAGATAAAGGATTTGGAAAAAGTAGGAGCTAATCCCACCAATAGAGATTCATTGATTACTGTTTGGCGAAAACTCGATCGAAACCCCATTGTGAAAAATGATACCATACAATCATCAACCGTTAAATATCAATTGGCAAGGCTTTACAGTATGAAGGGCAATGATTCTGCTCGTGTCCTTATTGAAGATGCACTTGAACTGATAGATCCTATAGATGGTGGTTTTAAGAATAAGGCACTTATATACAATGGGATGGGGAATGTTTTGAGCATGAGTGCCCGCATGAAAGAAGCCAGTTATTATTATAACAAAGCAGCCGCAATTGTTTTAGCAGACTCAACGGTAGATCTGTCATTTATAGCAAAAACATCTATGTTACTATCTGCAGCACAAAGTAACCTCCTAAGCTTTCAATATGACTTAGCTGAAAAAATGAACCGTGATGCTTTGCCTATGGCAGATTCATTGCCACAAGGACATATTAATCGACAACGTGTGCTGGTACAAATGATACAGACTTTGAATAAGCGCCAGAAACCAGCAGATAGTATGGCTTTTTATCTTCAAAAACTGGAAGTACTACATGCGCAGAACCCTGATAAATATAATATTAGTTTTCTATACGATTCTAAAATTCAATATTTTGAAAAACATACGCAACTTGATTCGTTACTTCATTATCAGCTGCTTAAAATTAAATCAGATGGATATCTGTACAATGAAGAGGCAACTTCGAGCGAAATTAATAATCTTTTTATCGATTACTGCAATATTGCAGCTATTTATACGGCTCAAAAACACGCAACATTAGCCTCACAATTTCTTGAAAAAGCAAAACTTCTAAAGGAAAAACATACAGGACTAATTTTCGCAGACAGTGATCTCGTTTATCAGCAAAGCTTGGCATCATTGTACAATTTACAGGGAAAGAAAAATGAAGCCATAGCGGTATTGACTCAAACAGCAGAATTACAAAAAGGAATCTATCAGACAGAAAATACACAAGCTGTTGCAGAAATGAATGCTCTTCATCAGTTGCAGACTAAAGATCGCTCTATTCATAAATTAAATGAAGGTATAAAAATTAATAAACTGCAATTGCAACAAAATCGTTTATGGCTTGCCGTATCTGTTTTAGGTATTATCCTCCTTGGTGTCACCATATTGTTTTTGTTTTATAGTTTTCGTCAACGTCGTTTTCTTCAAGAAAAAGAAAAAATACTATTGCAGCAACAATTGTTACGCACACAGATGGAACCCCATTTTATCTTTAATACATTAGCAGCTGTACAGAGTTTTGTGCGGTTGGATAAAAAAGAAATTGCCATCAAATACCTCAACCGTTTTAGTCGATTATTGCGTAGCAGTTTGGAGCTCAGCCGCGAAAATCGTGTACCTCTAGATGAGGAGATTGAAACGTTAGAAAACTACTTAAGCCTGCAGCAAATGCGTTATGAAGATGCATTTAGGTATACTATATTACAACCAATCGAACATGATCTGGGAGCAATTATGGTTCCGCCCATGCTTATACAGCCTTATGTAGAAAATGCGATACTTCACGGGATCGATTTGGAAGAAGGTCTAGGAGATATTAGTATTCATTTTGAGATAGAACAAGATATCTTACAAGTAAAGATTGCAGATAGTGGAAAAACTGAAAAAAGTAATTTTGATCCTGCACACCGTTCATTATCAGGTACGATCAGTCACGAGCGAATACAATTATTGGGTAAAAAAGCAAGTGTCTCTATTACAGAAATTCCAGAAGGTGGCGGTACATTAGTAATTTTACGCATACCTGTCGAATAG